The following proteins come from a genomic window of Dromaius novaehollandiae isolate bDroNov1 chromosome 19, bDroNov1.hap1, whole genome shotgun sequence:
- the TBX2 gene encoding T-box transcription factor TBX2 has product MRDPAFPGTAMAYHPFHAPRPADFPMSAFLAAAQPSFFPALALPPAALAKPLPDPSLAGAAEAGLHVSALGHPHQAAHLRSLKSLEPEEEVEDDPKVTLEAKELWDQFHKLGTEMVITKSGRRMFPPFKVRVSGLDKKAKYILLMDIVAADDCRYKFHNSRWMVAGKADPEMPKRMYIHPDSPATGEQWMAKPVAFHKLKLTNNISDKHGFTILNSMHKYQPRFHIVRANDILKLPYSTFRTYVFPETDFIAVTAYQNDKITQLKIDNNPFAKGFRDTGNGRREKRKQLSLPSLRMYEEPCKPDRDGGESDASSCEPAAGRDALHSPGAAAPSPLRLKGSGREEKPGADSDQEAEKAPAERPAGSPGGEDATPRGSPRCPEERSKERRSPEKGKDGAAPKEGPVEGLLGLRGLEKDKVEGRRKEPEPGKKEAEGGGPGKEAFAPLMVHTDSPPHLSAGHLQSLALSGLHGQQFFSPLGAGQPLFIHPGQFAMAPGAFSAMGMGHLLASVAGGGGLENGALSSAPGAAGAATPFPFHLSQHVLASQGIPMPTFGGLFPYPYTYMAAAAAAASAMPAGGAAAAAAPLSRSPFLGGGRPRLRFSPYPLPVGLPPGGSLLAAGLPGGLQPAGEGAAGSREPSPPPGGAPPAGGGHQRPAAATSPAAALQEARNELQHIQRLVSGLEGQRELSPGRDSPK; this is encoded by the exons ATGAGAGATCCAGCCTTCCCGGGGACTGCAATGGCTTACCACCCCTTCCACGCACCCCGACCAGCCGACTTCCCCATGTCTGCTTTCCTCGCGGCCGCCCAGCCCTCCTTCTTCCCGGCCctggcgctgccgccggcggcgcTGGCCAAGCCCCTGCCGGACCCCAGCCTGGCCGGGGCGGCCGAGGCCGGGCTGCACGTCTCGGCGCTGGGCCACCCCCACCAGGCCGCCCATCTGCGCTCCCTCAAGAGCCTGGAGCccgaggaggaggtggaggacgACCCCAAAGTGACGCTGGAAGCCAAAGAGCTTTGGGACCAGTTCCACAAGCTGGGCACGGAGATGGTGATCACCAAGTCCGGGAG GAGGATGTTCCCCCCGTTCAAGGTGCGCGTCAGCGGCCTGGACAAGAAGGCCAAGTACATTTTGCTCATGGATATAGTCGCGGCCGACGACTGCCGGTACAAGTTCCACAACTCCCGCTGGATGGTCGCCGGCAAGGCCGACCCGGAGATGCCCAAGCGCATGTACATCCACCCCGACAGCCCGGCCACGGGCGAGCAGTGGATGGCCAAGCCCGTCGCCTTCCACAAGCTCAAGCTCACCAACAACATCTCGGACAAGCACGGCTTC ACCATCCTGAACTCCATGCACAAGTACCAGCCCCGCTTCCACATCGTGCGGGCCAACGACATCCTCAAGCTGCCCTACAGCACCTTCCGCACCTACGTGTTCCCCGAGACCGACTTCATCGCCGTCACCGCCTACCAGAACGACAAG ATCACCCAGCTGAAAATCGACAACAACCCCTTCGCCAAGGGCTTTCGGGACACGGGCAATGGCCGGCGGGAGAAGAG GAAGCAGCTGTCGCTGCCGTCGCTGCGGATGTACGAGGAGCCCTGCAAGCCCGACCGCGACGGCGGCGAGTCGGACGCCTCCTCCTGCGAGCCGGCGGCCGGCCGCGACGCGCTGCActccccgggcgccgccgcccccagccccctgcGCCTCAAGGGCAGCGGCCGAG AGGAGAAGCCGGGGGCCGACAGCGACCAGGAGGCGGAGAAGGCGCCGGCGGAGCGgccggcgggcagccccggcggggaggaCGCGacgccccgcggcagcccccggtGCCCGGAGGAGCGGAGCAAGGAGCGGCGCAGCCCGGAGAAGGGCAAGGACGGCGCGGCGCCCAAGGAGGGCCCCGTCGAGGGCCTGCTGGGCCTGCGGGGCCTGGAGAAGGACAAGGTGGAGGGGCGGCGGAAAGAGCCGGAGCCGGGCAAGAAggaggcggagggcggcgggcCGGGCAAGGAGGCCTTCGCCCCGCTGATGGTGCACACGGACAGCCCCCCGCACCTGAGCGCCGGGCACCTGCAGAGCCTGGCGCTCTCCGGCCTCCACGGGCAGCAGTTCTTCAGCCCGCTGGGCGCCGGGCAGCCGCTCTTCATCCACCCGGGACAGTTCGCCATGGCCCCCGGCGCCTTCTCCGCCATGGGCATGGGACACTTGCTGGCctcggtggccggcggcggcggcctggaGAACGGGGCGCTCTCgtcggccccgggcgccgcgggggcggccacCCCCTTCCCGTTCCACCTCTCCCAGCACGTGCTGGCCTCTCAG GGAATCCCGATGCCCACCTTCGGCGGCCTCTTCCCCTACCCCTACACctacatggcggcggcggcggcggccgcttcGGCCATGCCggccggcggagcggcggcggcggcggccccgctctcCCGCAGCCCCTTCCtggggggcggccgcccccgcctgcGCTTCAGCCCCTACCCGCTGCCCGTGGGGCTCCCCCCCGGCGGCAGCCTCctggccgcggggctgccgggggggctgcagcccgCCGGCGAGGGTGCCGCCGGCAGCCGGGAGCCCAGCCCGcctcccgggggggccccgccggccggggggggccaccagcgccccgccgccgccacctcgccggccgccgcgctgcaGGAGGCCCGCAACGAGCTGCAGCACATCCAGAGACTGGTGAGCGGCCTGGAGGGGCAGCGGGAGCTCTCGCCCGGCCGCGACTCCCCCAAGTGA